TAACACCTTCTATAGTAACTTCTTTAGGCGAGACCTCTATTGATTTCACAATAAATTTTGGATCAGGGGTTCCTGTTACAACAGGTATTACAAGAACTTTTGCAGTTGCAGTCTCTTCGATATCAATTGTTATGGACGAAGGGCTTATGCTTAATACATGCATTGTAGAAGGAAGTTTAACATCGTCTTTGTTTATAAAATAAGCGCTTCTTCCTTTTTTGGCTTTTCCTAAATCTATATAAACGTTTATATCAGCTGGTTTTGCATTTTTTAGAAATATTTCCTGCCCTCTTATAGTCAGGCTCACTGATTTTGTATTTTGCTTTACGCACTCAAGTCCCTGTGGTATGTTCTTCAATTCGATAGGCACATCAATTGCAATCTCTGATTGCCCCTTTGATACAACAAAGAACCATAGGATTATTGCCATGCTGACAGCCAGTATCTTTAGTCCGAGATTTTCTATAAAGATTTTTTTCATTTTGCTTTCTTCTTTGTTGTTGTAAACAAATCTGTAAGCGCAGTTCTCAATGTTGCCATATTAAAATTAGTCTGAAGCTTTCCTTCTGTTGCAACTGATATGTTCCCTGTTTCCTCAGAAACAATAATCACAACAGCATCTGTTTCCTCTGTTACGCCAAGTGCTGCCCTGTGCCTTGTGCCCATTGTTTTTTCAGCTTCTGTTTTCAATGCTATTGGCAGAAAACAGCCTGCAGCGAGAATCCTGTTACCATTGATTACTACCGCACCGTCGTGTATCGGAGAACTGGGATGAAATATGCTCAATAGTATCTCTTTTGTAACTTTTGCATCCAGGGGCGTTCCTATTTCAACAAAATCTCCAAGACTTGTATCGCGTTCTATTGCAATCAAGGCTCCAACTTTTCTATTTGCAAGAGCAACAGCAGCCTTGACTATTTCTTCAAGTGATTTTAATTCTTCAGCAGATGTGAATGAATGTATGAACGAAGCCTTGCCCATCTGTGCAAGCGCCCGTCTTATTTCGGGTTGGAATAAGACTATCAATGCAATTACAATCTGAGCCCAGAAACTCTGAATCAACCAATCTATTGTATACATGCCTACTGCGCTTGACAGCAGAGACGCAAGCAGCAGCACGCCCAGACCAATCAGCATCTGCACTGCTTTTGTACCTTTTATAAATAAAAGCAGACGATAAATCAGGATAGACACTATAAGTATGTCTAAAATATCCTGCCATCTTATCTGTCTTAACATTTCCATTTTGTTATACTCGTTTTTTGAGCCATTTCTTTGGATTGATTATATGATGTCTGCCATTGCCGTCCGAATAAACAACCTTTGCTATCTTTGCGTTGAGTATCATCCTCTTGCACATCATGCAGGGTTCTGATATGCATTCTGAACCGTGGTCTTCAGCTCCTGATACATATATTGTTGCCCCGTTTAATTCATGGACTGATGCACGGATGATTGAATTTGCCTCGGCATGAACACTATGGCATAGCTCATATCTTTCGCCATGCGGTATCTGCAGCTTTTTCCTTGTGCATTTACCTGCTTCCATGCAGTCTTTCATTCCAGCGGGCGCACCGTTGTATCCGGTGCTGACTATAATATTGTCTTTTGTTATTACAGCGCCGTACTTTCTTCTTAGACATGTAGCCCTTGATGAAACAGCTTTAGCAATATTAATAAAATACTCGTCCCAGCTTGGGCGCTTGCATTTAACGGATTTTTCTTTTGCTTTTCTCTTTGTTTTAGGCATAATCTTCAGATGATTTTTATATCAGTCCTTTAAATAAAATTGCAGCTTGATATTCCCGCTCTCAACTATGTCGCCGTCTTTTAACTCATAGCGTCCTTCAACCTTCTGGCCATTGATCTTAATTTTCCTCTCGCTTTCAGAAGGAGCTATAAAATATCCTGTTTTTGTTTTATTAACCAGAGCTGCAATTTTAGGGGCAAAAAACCCTTTTAATCTTATGCCTGCAGTTTCGTCTTTTCCTATTACAGTCAGCCTGTCTTTCAGCTCATATTCGGTTTTATCAGCAGAGCCTTCGATCACAGAAAAACAACCGAGTTTTTCCCCTATCTCTTTTCCTGTTTTTTCGTCTGTCTTGTGTTTTGATATGTCAATTACCATTGTTGCATCAAGCGACGGTTTTTTAGTTATCACTGTTTTGTCCTCATCTTTTGACTCAGGACAACTGAATACAAGCGTGTGCTTGCCTATAGTGATAACATCATTATTCTTAAGAAGAACCTTGTCTATTTTATTGCTATTGACAAATGTTCCGTTAGTGCTGTTTTGGTCCTCAATGAAAATCTCGCCTGATTCTTTTATCAGCTTTGCGTGAAAATTTGAAACAATAGGATTATCGATATAAATGTCGTTATTAGGATTTCTGCCGATAGTGGTAATTTCCTTATCAATAGGCATTTCTTTCATAACTGCTTCTTTAAACTTGACTGTAATCTTAGCCATATTTAACCATCCTATTTATGAAATTTTTTAAAATATCAGAAAACCGGCTGCCGCTTATATAAACAATCACAACAGATATATTATCCTTACCGCCATTTTTATTTGCAATATCAATAAGCCTTCTGCATGCAAGATCAGGATTCGAAGACAATCTGACTGTTGAAAGAATTATATTGTCAGGGACCATTGCAGTCAATCCGTCGGTGCAGAGAAGTATGCTGTCATTGTTCATGAGAGTTATCTCAGCAATGTCCATATCAACAGAAGCAGCCCTTCCCAGAGATCTGGTTATGATATTTTTAAAATTAGATTCGCCTGCGTCTTTTTCAGTTATTAATCCCTTTTTCAGCTGTTCTGATATCAAGGAATGGTCGTCAGTCAACTGTTCGATATTATTCCCGCGTATTAAATATGCCCTGCTGTCTCCAACGTGCGCAATGCTCAATCTATTTTCCTTGATAAGTGCAGCGGCGATAGTTGTTCCCATTCCGCGCCATGGATCGTTTTTCTGTGCTGCTTCATAAATAGATGAATTGGCCAGTCTTATTGCAGATGCAAGTTTGCTTGCTGCCTCAGAATACATATCACTTTTTTCTTCCGTGGACTTTTCGGGGTTGTCTTCTGATTTTGAGATATAGTCCCTTATTATGTCTATTGCCATTCTGCTTGCGATCTCGCCTGCGGAAAAACCTCCGATCCCATCAGCAACAGCAAATAGACCTGATTTTTCTTCAACGCAGAAAAAATCTTCGTTGTTTGCTCTTACAATACCTTTGTCTGTCTGTCCGCTTGCCAGGTATCGCAATTTCAACTCAGATTTTCCATGCATTTACTGATATCAGATGCAATATCTCTTCCTCTTTGATATCTCATATCAACATCTTTTT
Above is a genomic segment from Nitrospiraceae bacterium containing:
- the cdaA gene encoding diadenylate cyclase CdaA, which codes for MEMLRQIRWQDILDILIVSILIYRLLLFIKGTKAVQMLIGLGVLLLASLLSSAVGMYTIDWLIQSFWAQIVIALIVLFQPEIRRALAQMGKASFIHSFTSAEELKSLEEIVKAAVALANRKVGALIAIERDTSLGDFVEIGTPLDAKVTKEILLSIFHPSSPIHDGAVVINGNRILAAGCFLPIALKTEAEKTMGTRHRAALGVTEETDAVVIIVSEETGNISVATEGKLQTNFNMATLRTALTDLFTTTKKKAK
- a CDS encoding FHA domain-containing protein yields the protein MAKITVKFKEAVMKEMPIDKEITTIGRNPNNDIYIDNPIVSNFHAKLIKESGEIFIEDQNSTNGTFVNSNKIDKVLLKNNDVITIGKHTLVFSCPESKDEDKTVITKKPSLDATMVIDISKHKTDEKTGKEIGEKLGCFSVIEGSADKTEYELKDRLTVIGKDETAGIRLKGFFAPKIAALVNKTKTGYFIAPSESERKIKINGQKVEGRYELKDGDIVESGNIKLQFYLKD
- a CDS encoding Stp1/IreP family PP2C-type Ser/Thr phosphatase, with translation MKLRYLASGQTDKGIVRANNEDFFCVEEKSGLFAVADGIGGFSAGEIASRMAIDIIRDYISKSEDNPEKSTEEKSDMYSEAASKLASAIRLANSSIYEAAQKNDPWRGMGTTIAAALIKENRLSIAHVGDSRAYLIRGNNIEQLTDDHSLISEQLKKGLITEKDAGESNFKNIITRSLGRAASVDMDIAEITLMNNDSILLCTDGLTAMVPDNIILSTVRLSSNPDLACRRLIDIANKNGGKDNISVVIVYISGSRFSDILKNFINRMVKYG
- a CDS encoding deaminase, with amino-acid sequence MPKTKRKAKEKSVKCKRPSWDEYFINIAKAVSSRATCLRRKYGAVITKDNIIVSTGYNGAPAGMKDCMEAGKCTRKKLQIPHGERYELCHSVHAEANSIIRASVHELNGATIYVSGAEDHGSECISEPCMMCKRMILNAKIAKVVYSDGNGRHHIINPKKWLKKRV